The proteins below come from a single Thermomicrobiales bacterium genomic window:
- the raiA gene encoding ribosome-associated translation inhibitor RaiA yields the protein MEIQIKTHNLKLNDDTREYIEKRVAKLDKVNERIVDAKFEIRREAHHNPTQKYIAQFTIATKQAVLRAEERNSDITAAVDLVTDKMARQIRRFHDRRTKRDRRSAVGLGQLAADQIQTDATVGVDPGVDEQDSDAEMVVRTKRFDVMPMDTAEAIEQMELLGHDFFVFYNPDSSRMSVLYRRQDGGFGVLEPELA from the coding sequence GTGGAAATTCAAATCAAGACGCATAACCTCAAGCTGAACGACGACACACGCGAGTACATAGAGAAGCGTGTTGCCAAGCTCGACAAGGTCAACGAGCGCATCGTTGACGCCAAGTTTGAGATCCGACGCGAGGCGCACCACAATCCGACGCAGAAGTACATCGCCCAGTTCACCATCGCGACGAAGCAGGCCGTGCTGCGCGCCGAGGAGCGCAACAGCGACATCACGGCCGCAGTCGATCTGGTGACGGACAAGATGGCCCGCCAGATCCGCCGCTTCCACGATCGGCGCACGAAGCGTGACCGGCGCTCTGCCGTTGGCCTTGGTCAGCTGGCAGCGGACCAGATTCAGACCGACGCGACAGTAGGTGTTGACCCTGGGGTGGACGAGCAAGATTCCGACGCCGAAATGGTTGTCCGCACCAAGCGATTCGATGTGATGCCAATGGATACCGCCGAGGCCATCGAGCAGATGGAACTGCTGGGCCACGACTTCTTCGTCTTCTACAATCCGGACAGCAGTCGTATGAGCGTGCTGTACCGTCGGCAAGACGGCGGCTTCGGCGTCCTGGAACCAGAGCTCGCGTGA
- a CDS encoding glycosyltransferase: protein MSWLTDLPTTVENPGVATHTSTVNRVAMLSVHTSPVATLGGKDAGGMNVHVRELATELGRQGVDVDIFTRRSDPHTPEAVDIADRVRLVTIDAGPAADLPKDEVFCYLPDFANQCALFSLREGVRYDVVHSHYWLSGWASHLLQRYWMAPTVHTFHTLALLKNAVYSNGVSESAVRVQVERQLLDVLDHIIAPNPDERAEMVWRMGGSNEKICIIPPGVDLKRFHPVDPMSARRRLGLPDNPLVLFIGRIDPMKGIDTLLDSFALLRNEPWPDLPPKLVFIGGTYEDGQPDPQLQQLMQRANELGIADDVLFHGSQPQDLLPDYYAAATVCAVPSRYESFGLVAVEAMGCGLPVVASRAGGLNFTVEDGRSGLLVPPQNPRAFASALSRVVRDPGLRSSLQVGARQAAIRFSWFSVGPAMLRLYELLADGERENICCPGEFSDAS from the coding sequence ATGAGCTGGCTGACCGACCTGCCGACAACCGTCGAAAATCCTGGCGTCGCGACTCATACGTCGACTGTTAACCGGGTCGCGATGCTGAGCGTCCACACCTCGCCAGTCGCAACGCTGGGCGGCAAGGACGCCGGCGGCATGAATGTCCACGTCCGGGAGCTGGCGACAGAGCTCGGTCGGCAGGGCGTCGACGTCGACATATTCACTCGCCGTTCGGACCCTCACACACCAGAAGCCGTTGACATCGCAGATCGCGTCCGACTCGTAACTATCGACGCTGGTCCAGCTGCGGACCTGCCAAAGGACGAAGTCTTTTGCTACCTGCCGGACTTTGCGAATCAATGCGCCCTCTTTTCACTGCGTGAAGGAGTGCGGTATGACGTCGTCCACAGTCACTACTGGCTGTCGGGCTGGGCATCACATCTTCTTCAGCGCTACTGGATGGCTCCGACTGTCCACACGTTCCATACGCTCGCGCTGTTGAAGAACGCCGTCTATTCCAACGGCGTCAGCGAGTCTGCCGTCCGCGTTCAGGTGGAGCGGCAATTGCTTGATGTGCTCGATCACATCATCGCGCCGAATCCGGACGAGCGCGCCGAAATGGTCTGGCGCATGGGCGGCAGCAACGAGAAGATCTGCATCATCCCGCCCGGAGTCGACCTCAAGCGCTTTCACCCGGTAGATCCGATGAGTGCGCGCCGTCGGCTCGGTCTGCCGGATAATCCGCTGGTACTCTTCATTGGGCGAATCGATCCGATGAAAGGCATCGACACGCTGCTCGACTCGTTCGCGCTCCTGCGAAATGAGCCGTGGCCAGATCTGCCGCCGAAGCTGGTGTTCATCGGCGGAACCTATGAGGATGGGCAACCGGACCCGCAACTTCAACAGCTAATGCAGCGCGCGAACGAGCTCGGCATTGCCGATGATGTCCTCTTCCACGGCTCTCAGCCGCAGGATCTGCTGCCGGATTATTACGCAGCCGCGACCGTCTGCGCGGTCCCATCGCGCTACGAATCGTTCGGGCTGGTGGCCGTTGAAGCAATGGGGTGCGGTCTGCCGGTCGTCGCGTCGCGAGCCGGTGGATTGAATTTCACGGTCGAGGACGGACGGAGCGGCCTGCTCGTTCCTCCACAGAATCCGCGCGCCTTTGCATCCGCATTGTCGCGGGTCGTTCGCGATCCAGGGCTGCGATCCTCGCTGCAGGTCGGTGCGCGGCAGGCAGCGATTCGGTTCTCATGGTTTTCCGTCGGGCCGGCGATGCTCCGCCTGTATGAGCTTTTGGCCGATGGTGAACGCGAGAACATCTGCTGCCCCGGCGAGTTCTCAGACGCATCCTGA